A stretch of the Synechocystis sp. PCC 7338 genome encodes the following:
- the infC gene encoding translation initiation factor IF-3 — MADKRRPQRDLPQINERIRFPEIRVIDSDGAQLGIITPNEAMEIADERGLDLVLVSETADPPVCRIMDYGKYKFEQEKKAREAKKKQHTADVKEVKMRYKIDEHDYQVRINQAKRFLKAGDKVKATVNFRGREIQHAHLAKELLDRMATDLATEADIQQAPKREGRNMMMFLSPKKV; from the coding sequence GTGGCCGATAAAAGAAGACCCCAACGCGACCTACCTCAAATTAACGAAAGAATACGTTTCCCAGAAATACGAGTCATTGACAGTGACGGTGCCCAATTGGGGATTATTACCCCCAATGAAGCCATGGAAATCGCCGACGAGCGGGGGCTCGACCTTGTGTTAGTGAGTGAGACCGCCGATCCGCCGGTGTGCCGCATCATGGACTACGGCAAATATAAATTTGAGCAGGAGAAAAAAGCCAGGGAAGCCAAGAAAAAACAGCATACCGCCGACGTTAAGGAAGTAAAAATGCGGTACAAAATTGATGAACACGACTATCAAGTGCGCATTAATCAGGCCAAGCGCTTCCTCAAAGCTGGCGATAAAGTTAAAGCCACGGTGAACTTCCGGGGTCGGGAAATTCAGCATGCCCACCTAGCAAAGGAACTACTAGACCGCATGGCAACGGATTTGGCCACCGAGGCGGACATCCAACAGGCTCCCAAACGGGAAGGACGCAATATGATGATGTTCCTTTCCCCCAAAAAGGTCTAG
- a CDS encoding YaaW family protein, whose protein sequence is MEEKVLDELRSALELATEDELTQLTQILFCRKFNPLDYLQTPLPVEVQSLDRPLWESSLEERFRYLAADGLTVLRGKTKKFSYRDTLIRVCQFLKVPYAQQMTTLDLETDIFLHLVNQAWQKLPPAEQNNLTRKIQRSLINSPLPEPLPLQIQHNPVNVILKGGGAIAVSSVLRPLLLGRILQQLTVHIAQYQVAKSMLVKGGLNAAGQLQNQLALQTAKQGVLMGTARYGAVRTIFSVLGPALWGLFLADLGWRAIATNYGRIIPVIFTLAQIRLTRETCWQLA, encoded by the coding sequence GTGGAGGAAAAGGTTTTGGACGAACTGCGTTCAGCGTTGGAGTTGGCGACGGAGGATGAACTGACCCAACTAACTCAAATTCTTTTTTGTCGAAAGTTTAACCCTTTGGATTATCTGCAAACCCCTCTGCCGGTGGAGGTGCAAAGCCTGGACCGCCCCCTGTGGGAAAGTTCCCTGGAGGAAAGATTTCGGTACCTGGCCGCCGATGGCCTGACGGTTTTGCGGGGCAAGACCAAAAAATTCAGCTACCGAGACACCCTAATTCGGGTTTGTCAATTCCTCAAGGTGCCCTACGCCCAACAGATGACCACCTTAGATTTGGAAACGGATATCTTTCTCCACCTAGTTAACCAGGCTTGGCAAAAGTTGCCCCCGGCGGAACAAAATAATTTAACCCGCAAAATTCAAAGGTCCCTGATTAATTCTCCCCTCCCGGAACCCCTGCCGCTGCAAATTCAACATAACCCCGTTAATGTCATCCTCAAGGGAGGAGGGGCGATCGCCGTTAGTTCGGTACTGCGGCCTCTGCTGTTGGGGCGCATTTTACAGCAGTTGACGGTACACATAGCCCAATATCAGGTAGCTAAATCAATGTTGGTGAAGGGAGGACTGAATGCGGCAGGTCAGTTACAAAATCAGTTAGCCCTCCAAACTGCCAAGCAGGGGGTGCTGATGGGAACGGCTCGCTACGGGGCAGTGCGGACCATTTTTTCGGTGTTGGGGCCGGCCCTGTGGGGATTATTCTTGGCAGATCTGGGCTGGCGGGCGATCGCCACTAACTATGGACGCATTATTCCGGTTATTTTTACCCTGGCCCAAATTCGCTTAACGAGGGAAACCTGTTGGCAATTGGCCTAG
- a CDS encoding metal-binding protein, with translation MPAGKIHDRITLGAIPAVMAIAFISTGSTRLTLLMAITFGFSGLMFGPDLDIHSCQYKRWGWLRWIWLPYRRFIPHRSPLSHGFLIGTILRLLYLGGWLLLAALGGGIVLVLLQKLNLQGIDWSILGQWLERHRWELLTIFVGLEAGAMAHSMSDWGGSWLKKKLKPQQKKHSSQGKSKSRRRS, from the coding sequence ATGCCCGCAGGTAAAATCCATGACCGCATTACCCTGGGGGCCATCCCCGCCGTTATGGCCATAGCGTTCATCAGCACTGGCAGTACTCGGCTGACCCTACTCATGGCGATCACCTTTGGGTTTAGTGGGCTGATGTTTGGCCCGGATTTGGACATTCATTCCTGCCAATATAAACGGTGGGGCTGGCTGAGGTGGATATGGCTCCCCTACCGCCGCTTTATTCCTCACCGATCGCCCCTTTCCCACGGCTTTTTAATTGGTACGATTTTGCGATTGTTGTACCTAGGTGGTTGGTTGTTGTTAGCAGCCCTAGGGGGGGGGATAGTATTGGTACTGTTACAAAAGCTTAATTTACAGGGGATTGACTGGTCGATCCTAGGGCAATGGCTGGAGCGCCACCGTTGGGAACTACTAACAATTTTTGTTGGCTTGGAAGCAGGGGCCATGGCCCATAGTATGAGCGACTGGGGCGGTAGTTGGCTCAAAAAAAAGCTCAAGCCACAGCAAAAAAAACACTCTAGCCAAGGGAAGTCTAAATCTCGCCGTCGTTCCTAG
- a CDS encoding exopolysaccharide transport family protein, translated as MTYSYPELPQGSPPPPLVGVYGAEEVDSFSLSNLTGVLRRRWWIVILVALAVGGLNLKRQLDKPPVFQSSFQLLVSPPENETVNPLAQLQGSGLLGSLPRGKEYLNTQSEILQSNILLEPVWSQIYDALPPEEQISYSGFLANLSVMVVPDTGIVEISYRGNDQERVKAVLEALAEQYLDYTRREQARQESDKLRFVNDQLPKFQDRVAELQAQMLALQRQYKFFDPSQTAGNISSRLNEINVIRQNLSIKIQQLTAKRDALEQKTGIDNNSAFGLSSLGQSPVYAGLVSRLNEINLKLAEASTIYTGNSPQIEQLQEEKDNVLQLIRAEAEKEKGILSNGDLAQVLTATDVGGPKAEALQELASVGIELDILNIELANIIESETELRNQLENFTTIAGEFASLQQELELQRSGLTQLVTTRQALEVEVARSFVPWRLVSAITLPDKPINTLPRDILLSAMLGLLAGGGAALLVDKLDPAYHSVEDLRVSQHHTILGYIPLEKELRASIKYGSPLPNEAMQESYAKLYSNLFFLKRKRQCHSFVVTSAESGDGKSTTAFFLAQAAAKLGQKVLLVDGDRYFPQKQAWLKLAEITGFGGKNIPPDGNGVLTTLAANSNGQNGDLPELLGKNLFYFKVQDDTMTPEQLVSASQNFVVKMNEWKETFDLILIDTPPILGLTDSRLIADQTDGLVVVVRLNKTRKDSLKEAFRELALADLNVLGIVANAITSTSGGYGYYYGSYYSNRYYERQKSAKARDEAASNV; from the coding sequence ATGACCTACAGTTACCCAGAATTGCCCCAGGGCAGTCCCCCCCCTCCTTTAGTGGGAGTGTATGGTGCTGAAGAAGTGGACTCCTTTTCCCTCAGTAACCTGACAGGAGTATTGAGGAGGAGATGGTGGATTGTTATCTTGGTAGCCCTAGCGGTGGGAGGTCTAAACCTCAAGCGGCAACTTGATAAGCCGCCGGTTTTTCAATCCAGTTTCCAGTTACTGGTATCCCCCCCCGAGAATGAAACCGTTAACCCTCTGGCCCAACTCCAGGGTTCGGGACTGCTGGGCAGCCTTCCCCGGGGTAAAGAATATTTGAATACCCAGTCGGAAATCCTACAAAGTAATATTCTGCTAGAACCGGTGTGGAGCCAAATCTACGATGCCCTCCCCCCAGAGGAGCAAATTTCCTATAGCGGTTTTCTGGCTAACCTGTCGGTGATGGTGGTGCCGGACACAGGCATTGTTGAAATCAGCTACCGGGGCAATGACCAAGAAAGAGTCAAGGCAGTTTTAGAAGCCCTAGCTGAACAATATTTGGACTACACCCGTAGGGAACAGGCCAGACAGGAGAGCGACAAACTCCGCTTTGTTAATGACCAGTTACCCAAATTCCAAGACCGGGTGGCAGAGTTGCAAGCGCAAATGTTGGCCTTACAGCGGCAATATAAGTTTTTTGACCCTAGCCAGACAGCAGGAAATATCAGCTCGCGCCTCAACGAAATTAATGTGATCCGGCAAAATTTGTCGATCAAAATCCAACAACTAACGGCCAAACGAGATGCCCTGGAACAAAAAACAGGCATAGATAACAACAGTGCCTTTGGTTTGAGCTCCCTGGGGCAATCCCCGGTCTATGCAGGCCTAGTGAGTCGTCTCAACGAAATCAACCTCAAATTGGCGGAGGCCAGCACCATCTACACTGGTAATAGCCCCCAGATTGAACAGTTGCAAGAAGAAAAGGATAACGTTTTACAGTTGATCAGGGCCGAAGCCGAAAAGGAAAAGGGGATCCTCAGCAATGGAGATTTGGCTCAGGTTCTCACCGCCACGGACGTGGGGGGCCCCAAGGCAGAAGCTTTGCAAGAACTTGCCAGTGTGGGCATTGAACTAGATATTCTCAACATTGAACTGGCAAACATCATTGAGTCGGAAACAGAACTGAGAAATCAACTGGAAAATTTCACCACCATTGCTGGCGAGTTTGCCAGTCTCCAACAGGAATTAGAGCTCCAAAGAAGTGGTTTAACCCAATTAGTGACCACAAGGCAGGCACTGGAGGTGGAGGTGGCGAGGAGCTTTGTGCCGTGGCGATTAGTGTCCGCCATTACCCTACCTGATAAACCAATCAACACCTTGCCCAGGGATATTTTACTCTCTGCCATGCTGGGTCTTCTGGCCGGGGGAGGCGCCGCTTTATTAGTGGATAAATTGGATCCTGCCTATCATAGTGTCGAAGATTTAAGAGTTAGTCAGCATCACACCATCCTGGGGTACATTCCCTTGGAAAAGGAGCTGCGGGCTAGTATCAAGTATGGTTCCCCCCTGCCCAATGAAGCCATGCAGGAGTCCTACGCTAAGCTTTATTCCAACCTATTTTTCCTCAAGCGCAAACGCCAGTGTCATTCCTTTGTGGTCACCTCCGCCGAATCCGGCGATGGGAAGTCCACTACGGCTTTTTTCCTGGCCCAGGCCGCCGCTAAGTTGGGACAAAAAGTTCTACTGGTAGACGGCGATCGCTATTTTCCCCAAAAACAGGCTTGGTTAAAATTGGCCGAAATTACTGGCTTTGGGGGGAAAAATATTCCTCCCGATGGTAATGGCGTGCTCACTACCCTGGCGGCCAACTCCAATGGCCAGAACGGTGATTTACCCGAGCTTTTGGGCAAGAACCTGTTCTATTTCAAAGTCCAAGATGACACCATGACCCCAGAGCAGTTGGTTTCTGCTTCCCAGAACTTTGTGGTCAAAATGAACGAGTGGAAAGAAACCTTTGACTTGATTTTAATTGATACACCCCCTATTTTAGGACTGACCGATTCCCGCCTGATTGCAGACCAGACCGATGGCTTGGTGGTGGTGGTACGCCTTAATAAAACCCGTAAGGACAGCCTCAAGGAAGCCTTTAGGGAATTGGCCTTGGCGGATTTGAATGTGCTGGGGATCGTTGCCAATGCCATCACTTCCACATCTGGCGGTTATGGTTATTACTATGGCAGCTACTACAGCAACCGCTATTATGAGCGTCAAAAGTCAGCCAAGGCTAGGGATGAAGCGGCAAGCAACGTGTAG